The Acinetobacter pittii genome contains a region encoding:
- a CDS encoding LysR family transcriptional regulator encodes MSTNQSLVLLNEMATFVKVVESESFSETARQLGTTPSAVSRAIARLERALGTRLLYRTTRKLRLSESGQQVYQRCLDMVNAAQAVMESSGQFHVEPEGIIRMSVPKAVGHFMIHPHLPEFLERYPKIDIQMLLEDRYVDLIDDGIDLALRITEQPPGGLMGRKLIDIDHLVCATPEYLAKHGTPNHPHDLKQHECIYLGEQVSDSKWKFQQGNKSISVAVRGRYAANHTGVRLSAALQHLGIASLPYFVARHALQQGTLVQVLPDWYFKTYYSGGLWLLYPPTRHVPPKLSVFIQYLADKLAAEPTLFKLK; translated from the coding sequence ATGAGCACAAATCAAAGTCTGGTTCTGTTAAATGAAATGGCGACTTTCGTTAAGGTTGTCGAGTCGGAAAGTTTTTCTGAAACGGCTCGCCAGCTTGGTACAACACCTTCTGCTGTTAGTCGTGCGATTGCTCGTTTAGAACGTGCTTTAGGCACCCGCTTACTCTATCGGACCACCCGGAAACTTCGTTTAAGTGAAAGTGGACAACAGGTCTATCAACGCTGTTTAGACATGGTGAATGCGGCACAAGCAGTCATGGAAAGTTCAGGTCAATTTCATGTCGAGCCAGAAGGTATTATTCGTATGAGTGTTCCGAAAGCTGTGGGACATTTTATGATTCATCCGCATTTACCCGAGTTTTTAGAACGCTACCCGAAAATTGATATACAAATGCTTTTAGAAGATCGCTATGTAGATCTCATTGATGATGGCATCGATTTAGCACTTCGAATTACAGAGCAACCACCGGGTGGCCTTATGGGTCGAAAGCTGATTGATATTGATCACTTGGTTTGTGCTACACCTGAATATTTAGCAAAACATGGCACACCGAACCATCCTCATGATTTAAAGCAGCATGAATGTATTTACTTAGGTGAACAAGTCAGTGACTCAAAATGGAAATTTCAGCAAGGAAATAAATCGATCAGTGTGGCTGTGCGTGGGCGTTATGCTGCAAATCATACGGGTGTGCGTTTGAGTGCCGCATTACAACATTTAGGTATTGCTAGCTTGCCTTACTTTGTTGCACGCCATGCTCTACAACAAGGTACCTTAGTTCAGGTTTTACCAGATTGGTATTTTAAAACCTATTATAGTGGCGGACTGTGGTTACTCTACCCACCGACACGGCATGTCCCACCTAAATTGAGTGTATTTATTCAATATTTGGCAGATAAATTAGCAGCAGAGCCGACTTTATTTAAGTTAAAGTAA
- a CDS encoding cysteine ABC transporter substrate-binding protein — MTTLTFQNVKHILAASLLSLGLVACDKGTQSTEKTADTTQTVSSIEQIKKNGVVRIGVFSDKPPFGYLDAQGKNQGFDVEIAKHVAKDLLGDENKVEFVLTEAANRVEYLKANKVDIIFANFTVTPERKEVVDFAKPYLKVALGVVSPKSHPITDVAQLKDKTLLVNKGTTADSFFTKTHPEIKLQKYEQNTETFDALKDGRGAALAHDNLLVLAWAKENPNYTVGITNLGEQDLIAPAVKKGDKELLDWLNQDLEKLAKEGVIHQTYEKTLKPVYGDTINPKDLLVE; from the coding sequence ATGACAACATTAACATTTCAAAACGTGAAGCATATTTTAGCTGCGTCTTTACTGAGTTTAGGTTTAGTTGCATGTGACAAAGGAACTCAGTCTACTGAAAAAACGGCAGATACCACACAAACTGTGTCGAGTATTGAACAGATCAAAAAGAATGGCGTGGTACGAATTGGCGTATTTAGTGATAAACCGCCGTTTGGATATTTAGATGCTCAAGGTAAAAATCAGGGCTTTGATGTAGAAATTGCTAAGCATGTCGCTAAAGACTTGTTGGGTGATGAAAACAAAGTTGAGTTTGTTTTAACTGAAGCGGCGAACCGTGTCGAATACTTAAAAGCCAATAAAGTGGATATTATTTTTGCAAACTTTACAGTTACACCAGAACGTAAAGAAGTAGTCGATTTTGCTAAGCCTTATTTAAAAGTTGCTTTGGGGGTTGTTTCTCCAAAAAGTCATCCCATTACCGATGTGGCTCAACTTAAAGATAAAACTTTGTTGGTAAACAAAGGTACAACGGCTGATTCATTCTTCACCAAGACTCATCCTGAAATTAAACTACAAAAGTATGAACAAAACACTGAAACTTTTGATGCTTTAAAAGATGGACGTGGTGCTGCGCTTGCCCATGATAACTTGCTGGTTTTAGCTTGGGCTAAAGAAAATCCAAATTACACTGTTGGCATTACTAATTTAGGTGAGCAGGACTTAATTGCACCAGCAGTGAAAAAAGGCGATAAAGAGTTACTGGACTGGTTGAACCAAGATTTAGAGAAACTGGCAAAAGAAGGTGTGATTCATCAGACTTATGAAAAAACGTTAAAACCAGTCTATGGCGATACGATTAATCCAAAAGATTTATTGGTTGAATAA
- a CDS encoding transporter substrate-binding domain-containing protein: MFKRNSIKILSSLAVVGVLLTACSKTPSTEQASNAQEDHSLEQVKKNGVLRVAVFADDPPFGYVDSAGNNQGFDVALAKRVTKDLLGDEKKVEFIVTEASNRVEFLKSNRADVVFATFTVTPERKEVVDFAEPYLKGAFGIVSPKAKPITDIAQLEGKTLIVNKGTSSDTYFTKHYPKVNLLKFERNSDAFKALTDGRGDAISQDSTYALAWAAKNPSYVAGIQSIGDQEFIAPAVKKGNTQLLNWLNTEIKQLRTSGEIKKIYDETLKPIYGDSVNPNVFLDVGQ; this comes from the coding sequence ATGTTTAAACGTAATTCAATAAAAATATTAAGCAGTCTTGCTGTTGTTGGGGTGTTGTTAACTGCATGTAGTAAAACGCCATCCACTGAACAGGCAAGTAATGCTCAAGAAGACCATTCTTTAGAGCAAGTCAAAAAAAATGGAGTTCTACGCGTTGCTGTTTTTGCTGATGATCCGCCGTTTGGTTACGTAGATAGTGCGGGGAATAATCAGGGCTTTGATGTGGCCTTAGCAAAACGAGTGACCAAAGACTTGCTCGGTGATGAAAAGAAAGTTGAGTTTATTGTGACTGAAGCTTCAAATCGGGTGGAGTTTTTAAAATCAAATCGTGCCGATGTGGTGTTCGCGACATTTACAGTAACGCCTGAACGTAAAGAAGTTGTCGATTTTGCCGAGCCTTATTTAAAAGGTGCGTTTGGTATTGTCTCGCCTAAAGCCAAGCCAATTACTGACATTGCCCAATTAGAAGGTAAAACTTTAATTGTAAATAAAGGCACAAGTTCGGATACTTACTTTACCAAGCATTATCCGAAAGTGAATTTACTTAAGTTTGAAAGAAACTCGGATGCGTTTAAAGCCTTAACCGACGGTCGTGGTGACGCAATTTCACAAGATAGTACGTATGCTTTGGCATGGGCCGCGAAGAACCCAAGTTATGTGGCGGGTATTCAGTCTATTGGTGATCAAGAGTTTATTGCACCAGCAGTGAAAAAGGGCAATACCCAATTATTGAATTGGCTTAATACTGAAATTAAGCAGCTAAGAACTAGTGGTGAAATTAAGAAAATTTATGATGAAACCTTGAAACCAATTTACGGTGACTCGGTCAATCCGAATGTGTTTTTAGATGTAGGCCAATAA
- the glnQ gene encoding amino acid ABC transporter ATP-binding protein, which yields MPLLSIQQLQKSFAQSHILQGIDLDVEQGEVVVILGPSGCGKSTLLRCINGLEPIQGGEIRLTGSGVLGKDVDWTNARQKIGMVFQNYELFGHMNVIDNILLGPLKVQKRHRDEAEQVADELLKRVGLFERKLDYPRQLSGGQKQRIAIVRSLVMQPKVILLDEITAALDPEMVREVLDVVLKLANEGMTMLIVTHEMSFARKVADRIIFMDKGKIIEQASPEEFFKQPKTERAKAFLNILSY from the coding sequence ATGCCTTTGTTATCGATACAACAATTACAGAAATCATTTGCACAAAGTCATATTTTACAGGGCATTGATCTGGATGTAGAACAAGGAGAGGTGGTTGTTATTTTAGGCCCATCGGGCTGCGGTAAAAGTACTTTATTACGCTGTATTAATGGCTTAGAACCGATTCAGGGTGGTGAAATCCGTTTAACCGGTTCAGGTGTTTTGGGTAAAGATGTGGACTGGACTAATGCTCGTCAAAAAATTGGCATGGTTTTTCAGAACTATGAGCTATTTGGGCATATGAACGTCATTGACAATATTTTGCTCGGACCACTCAAAGTACAAAAACGCCACCGCGATGAAGCAGAACAAGTCGCAGATGAGTTGCTAAAGCGAGTGGGATTGTTTGAGCGAAAACTTGATTATCCACGACAACTTTCTGGTGGACAAAAACAGCGTATCGCTATTGTGCGTTCGCTAGTTATGCAACCTAAAGTCATTTTACTTGATGAAATTACTGCTGCGCTTGATCCGGAAATGGTGAGAGAAGTACTTGATGTAGTCCTTAAGTTGGCGAATGAAGGCATGACCATGTTGATTGTGACACATGAGATGTCCTTTGCACGCAAGGTTGCCGACCGCATTATTTTTATGGATAAGGGCAAGATTATTGAACAGGCTTCACCAGAAGAATTTTTTAAACAGCCAAAAACAGAACGAGCGAAAGCCTTCTTAAATATTTTGTCTTACTAA
- the yckA gene encoding amino acid ABC transporter permease, whose translation MELDYLFQASHLERLMWGLWATAKIAFISVFFSAIFGTVFGVIMTSKNIVVKALCRLYLEAIRIIPILVLLFVFYFGFATWFNWQFSAMWVCVVVFVLWGTAEMGDLVRAAITSIDQHQRDSAYALGLTHVQALVYVIFPQSLKRVTPGAINLFTRMVKTSSLAVLIGVVEVIKVGQQIIENSLLTVPSASLWIYGFIFILYFLICYPLSRLAAHLEKVWE comes from the coding sequence ATGGAACTTGATTATCTATTTCAAGCGAGTCACCTCGAACGTTTAATGTGGGGACTTTGGGCAACTGCAAAAATTGCTTTTATTTCGGTGTTTTTCTCTGCAATTTTTGGCACAGTTTTCGGCGTCATTATGACTTCTAAAAACATAGTCGTTAAAGCGCTGTGCCGTCTGTATTTAGAAGCCATTCGAATCATTCCAATTTTAGTTTTGCTATTTGTGTTTTATTTCGGCTTTGCGACATGGTTTAACTGGCAATTTTCCGCAATGTGGGTGTGTGTTGTTGTATTTGTTTTATGGGGTACGGCAGAAATGGGCGATTTGGTTCGTGCAGCGATTACTTCGATTGATCAACATCAACGTGATTCGGCCTATGCGCTTGGACTTACCCATGTTCAAGCCTTGGTGTATGTCATTTTTCCGCAAAGTCTAAAACGAGTAACACCAGGCGCGATTAACTTATTTACTCGAATGGTGAAAACCAGCTCTTTGGCAGTCCTGATCGGTGTGGTTGAGGTCATTAAAGTTGGCCAGCAAATTATTGAAAATTCGCTGTTGACCGTGCCGAGCGCTTCTCTTTGGATTTATGGCTTTATTTTTATTTTGTATTTTCTGATTTGCTACCCCTTATCGCGTTTGGCGGCACACTTAGAAAAGGTCTGGGAGTAA
- the artM gene encoding amino acid ABC transporter permease has product MNWQYIHSVLPQFFSATLTTLEISIISIILAIIVGLICSILITYRVRVLNRIAQFYIELSRNTPLLIQLFFLYYGLPKLGIKIDGFACGVIGLTFLGGSYMAEAFRAGLQSVAKGQIDSAKSIGLQPIQIFRYVIFPQALAISIPAIGANCLFLIKESSVVSAIAVVELLFVTKDLIGMDYKTTEALFLLIMAYLIILLPVSILTSYLEHRSRKVSHGT; this is encoded by the coding sequence TTGAACTGGCAGTATATCCATAGTGTGTTGCCGCAATTCTTCTCTGCAACTTTGACCACGCTGGAAATTTCAATTATCAGCATTATTTTGGCAATTATTGTAGGGCTAATTTGCAGCATTTTAATCACATATCGCGTGCGGGTGCTAAATAGAATTGCCCAGTTCTATATTGAGTTATCTCGAAATACCCCTTTATTAATTCAACTGTTCTTTTTGTATTACGGTTTGCCAAAACTCGGTATCAAAATTGATGGTTTTGCTTGTGGTGTGATCGGACTGACCTTCTTAGGTGGAAGCTATATGGCCGAAGCTTTCCGAGCAGGTTTGCAGTCGGTGGCCAAAGGGCAGATTGACTCAGCAAAAAGTATTGGTCTACAACCGATTCAAATTTTTAGATATGTCATTTTCCCTCAAGCACTGGCTATTTCAATTCCGGCAATAGGGGCAAATTGCCTATTTCTAATTAAAGAAAGTTCTGTGGTCAGTGCTATTGCTGTCGTTGAACTGCTTTTTGTCACCAAAGACTTAATTGGCATGGACTATAAAACCACCGAAGCTTTGTTCTTACTCATCATGGCTTATCTGATTATTTTATTGCCCGTATCTATTTTAACCAGTTATCTGGAGCACAGAAGTCGGAAGGTGAGCCATGGAACTTGA
- a CDS encoding GNAT family N-acetyltransferase, with protein MNIQQKDDTKHGSFSLLDGETVAGEMTYTWAGEGMLIIDATDVNENYRGQGVGRQLLDALVAFVREKDVKVIPLCPYAKSVFDKDPSIGDVLRK; from the coding sequence GTGAATATTCAACAAAAAGATGATACAAAACACGGCAGCTTTAGCTTACTTGATGGTGAAACCGTTGCAGGCGAAATGACTTATACATGGGCAGGCGAAGGTATGCTGATTATTGATGCCACAGATGTGAATGAAAATTATCGTGGACAAGGCGTAGGTCGCCAATTACTTGATGCTTTGGTGGCTTTTGTTCGTGAAAAAGACGTAAAAGTAATTCCGCTTTGCCCATATGCTAAATCGGTTTTTGATAAAGACCCAAGCATTGGCGATGTACTGAGAAAGTAA
- a CDS encoding response regulator transcription factor, which translates to MSTQHVSFQQASPNEQAVILIVDDVPENLGLLHESLDQAGYRVLVTTDGLSAIEIAHRCLPDMILLDGNMPHMDGFESCIQLKTSPITQFIPVIFMTGLSETEHIVRGFQVGGVDYVTKPLNIEEVLARVKTHLAHAKLLQQQKQVIDATETAILALDVHGKIVWKTQKASDLLNQYLPELEGFEAGLKAWFSDLEHEKDPKKLTSCSYSTPSQQLQLLLLTPWQSETSVAKNYLIQIKTSTPALEMADILKYCPQLTQREAEVMHWLLLGKTNKDIAEILELSPRTVNKHLEHVFEKLCVENRTAAVAHINSLVQEFY; encoded by the coding sequence ATGAGTACGCAACATGTTTCTTTTCAGCAAGCTTCGCCAAATGAGCAGGCTGTTATTCTGATTGTGGATGATGTGCCGGAAAATTTAGGCTTGCTACATGAAAGTCTGGATCAGGCAGGTTACCGCGTGCTTGTCACAACCGATGGATTGAGTGCAATTGAAATTGCACACCGATGCTTACCGGATATGATTTTACTCGATGGCAATATGCCACATATGGATGGTTTTGAAAGTTGTATACAGCTTAAAACGAGTCCAATTACGCAGTTTATTCCCGTCATTTTTATGACAGGTTTGTCTGAGACAGAGCATATTGTGCGTGGTTTTCAGGTTGGCGGGGTGGACTATGTAACCAAACCTCTGAATATTGAAGAAGTATTAGCAAGGGTAAAAACACATTTGGCACATGCCAAACTATTGCAGCAACAAAAACAGGTCATTGATGCGACGGAAACAGCCATTCTTGCACTAGATGTTCACGGTAAAATTGTTTGGAAAACTCAAAAAGCCAGTGATTTACTGAATCAATATTTACCTGAATTAGAAGGTTTTGAAGCAGGCTTAAAAGCTTGGTTTTCAGATTTGGAACATGAAAAAGACCCCAAAAAATTAACCAGCTGTTCTTATTCAACACCATCTCAGCAATTACAGCTTTTATTGCTTACACCGTGGCAATCTGAAACAAGCGTAGCAAAAAATTATCTTATCCAGATCAAGACATCTACGCCAGCTTTGGAAATGGCTGATATTTTGAAATATTGCCCGCAGTTGACTCAACGTGAGGCAGAAGTCATGCATTGGTTGTTGTTAGGAAAAACCAATAAAGATATTGCAGAAATCTTGGAGCTTAGCCCACGGACGGTAAACAAGCATTTAGAGCATGTTTTTGAAAAACTTTGCGTTGAAAACCGAACTGCTGCGGTGGCGCATATTAATAGCTTGGTACAAGAGTTTTACTAA
- a CDS encoding ATP-binding protein — translation MSVMPDSSRPQQAPQRVIKTRREYNIWVADESIEDYALRYAPTSVRKWSPWTVTNTAISTVSFLAMEAIGATMLWQYGFSNAVWAAIVVCTIIFLTSWPISYYAAKYNVDVDLLTRGAGFGYIGSTITSLIYASFTFILLAFEAAIMAMALELALGIPQVIGYLISALVILPLVVKGIGFINKVQAITQPIWLLLLLLPWFFVLWKQPQILSSSLHFVGAVSKSTDFNLYYFGAACTLIFSFVIQIGEQADYLRFLPQQEKNRTAWRFAVFLGGPSWIIFGFLKVLMGMLLMVLAFQLFIPVSELDNPTYLYWVAYQQFIPNPQLALILTLALVCLAQIKINMTNAYAGSLAWSNFFARLTHSHPGRIVWLLFNVFIAIVLMEMGISHAVERILGLYSNIALAWIGAVVADLIICKPLGLSPKGIEFRRAYLYDINPVGVGALLIASVLSMLSYLGFFGLMAKGLASFIALGSAMLCVPVIAYLTKGKYYIARQPEKIQATSVANCVVCERDYELADMAGCPAYNGTICSLCCSLEARCHDLCKPDARWSVQLKKAIWHYLPERWASRLNSRVSLYLLLTLGLSIVLAVSLSLVYIQEKTYLETINAAAVPQLFMLFVKIYTILFLLMSVAAWWLVLNDESRRNAEIETHQQTTLLIDEIAAHEVTSKDLQDARIAAERANDAKSRYVIGISHELRTPLNSILGYSQLLQKQEQLSEQGKMALGVISRSGQHLTSLIDGLLDLARIETGKISLNVVDVHFPNFIEQIIQMFQPQFEQKNLQFVYEIGENLPHYVRTDKKRLEQVLINLLGNALKFTTSGTITLKVEYRFQTAYFEIKDTGCGIAEADLERIFNPFERGSNVVQGGFTGTGLGLPIVKLLVDLLGGQLSVTSQLNHGSQFKIKFYLPSKEVVHPISNVYSNQITGYQGERKRILVVDNEAVDRGLVANFLKPLGFMIEEAESGIDCLRRVPIFQPNLILMDLNMPLMGGWETARLLRQNNITNVPILIISANAGEREVNPQDAVLSEDFMLKPIDLNLLLSKIGDKLGLVWIDSKSETLLENNEVQALDLNIYKQEQAAVHTPIQRPENNDLLDLPQSLQQLNDLIGQGYIRGIQQTLMQCRQNFPEHNELWEQLEQAIQKFDLKHAQRLIQDK, via the coding sequence ATGAGTGTTATGCCAGATTCTTCACGCCCCCAACAAGCGCCACAACGTGTGATCAAAACACGCCGTGAATATAATATTTGGGTGGCAGATGAAAGTATCGAAGATTATGCGCTTCGCTACGCACCCACCTCAGTAAGAAAATGGTCGCCTTGGACGGTAACCAATACTGCAATTTCGACCGTTAGCTTTTTGGCTATGGAAGCCATTGGGGCGACTATGCTTTGGCAGTATGGCTTTAGCAATGCAGTCTGGGCAGCAATTGTCGTATGTACCATCATATTCTTAACCAGTTGGCCCATTAGTTACTACGCTGCAAAATATAATGTAGACGTCGATTTGCTTACTCGTGGTGCAGGTTTTGGCTACATTGGCTCGACCATTACATCTCTAATTTATGCCAGCTTTACCTTTATTTTGCTTGCGTTTGAAGCCGCAATTATGGCAATGGCACTTGAGCTGGCTTTAGGCATTCCGCAAGTTATTGGTTATTTAATTTCTGCCTTAGTGATTTTGCCTTTAGTGGTCAAAGGCATTGGTTTTATTAATAAAGTTCAGGCAATCACTCAGCCAATCTGGCTCTTGTTGCTGTTATTGCCGTGGTTTTTTGTACTTTGGAAACAACCACAAATTTTAAGTAGTAGCCTGCATTTTGTTGGTGCGGTTTCAAAATCGACCGATTTTAATCTGTATTACTTTGGTGCGGCGTGCACTCTTATTTTTTCATTTGTGATCCAAATTGGTGAGCAAGCCGACTATTTACGTTTTTTACCCCAACAAGAAAAGAATAGAACTGCATGGCGTTTTGCTGTTTTTTTAGGTGGTCCATCTTGGATTATTTTCGGATTTCTAAAAGTTTTGATGGGCATGCTGCTGATGGTGTTGGCTTTTCAGTTGTTTATTCCTGTCTCTGAACTAGACAATCCGACTTATCTATATTGGGTCGCCTATCAACAATTTATTCCAAACCCTCAGCTTGCTCTAATCTTAACTCTGGCACTGGTTTGCTTGGCACAAATTAAAATTAATATGACCAATGCCTACGCTGGCTCATTGGCATGGTCCAACTTTTTTGCTCGCTTGACTCATAGCCATCCGGGGCGAATTGTCTGGCTTCTTTTTAATGTTTTTATTGCTATCGTTTTGATGGAAATGGGGATTAGCCATGCGGTTGAACGCATTTTGGGGCTATATAGCAATATCGCTTTGGCGTGGATTGGCGCCGTTGTTGCCGATTTAATTATCTGTAAGCCTTTAGGTTTAAGCCCGAAGGGAATTGAATTTCGCCGTGCTTATTTATATGACATTAACCCCGTAGGTGTGGGCGCATTACTGATTGCCTCAGTGTTATCTATGCTGAGTTATTTGGGCTTTTTCGGACTCATGGCAAAAGGATTGGCGAGTTTTATTGCTCTAGGGAGCGCAATGTTATGCGTTCCTGTCATTGCTTACTTAACCAAAGGCAAATATTACATTGCACGTCAGCCTGAAAAAATTCAGGCAACTTCGGTTGCAAACTGTGTGGTGTGTGAACGGGACTATGAACTCGCTGATATGGCGGGCTGTCCAGCCTATAACGGTACGATTTGCTCATTATGCTGTTCACTTGAAGCACGCTGCCACGATTTATGTAAACCCGATGCACGTTGGTCAGTTCAGCTCAAAAAAGCCATCTGGCACTATTTACCAGAACGTTGGGCTAGCCGTTTAAATAGCAGGGTCAGTTTGTATCTATTGTTGACTCTAGGGCTGTCGATCGTTTTGGCAGTGAGTTTAAGTCTGGTTTATATCCAAGAAAAAACCTATTTAGAAACCATTAATGCCGCAGCCGTTCCGCAGTTATTCATGCTGTTTGTAAAAATTTACACCATCTTATTTTTATTGATGAGTGTTGCAGCATGGTGGTTAGTACTAAACGATGAAAGCCGACGTAATGCCGAAATCGAAACGCATCAGCAAACAACATTATTGATTGATGAAATTGCTGCCCATGAAGTCACTTCAAAAGACTTACAAGACGCCAGAATAGCAGCGGAGCGGGCAAATGACGCAAAAAGCCGTTATGTCATTGGCATTAGCCACGAATTACGAACGCCTCTAAATAGTATTTTGGGCTATAGCCAATTGCTTCAAAAACAAGAGCAGCTTTCGGAACAAGGCAAAATGGCGCTCGGGGTGATTAGCCGTAGTGGCCAGCATTTGACTTCACTCATTGACGGTTTACTAGATTTAGCACGAATTGAAACAGGTAAAATTTCTTTAAATGTAGTGGATGTTCATTTCCCCAATTTTATTGAACAGATTATTCAAATGTTTCAACCACAGTTTGAACAGAAGAATTTACAGTTTGTTTATGAAATTGGAGAGAACCTACCGCACTATGTGCGTACCGACAAAAAACGCTTAGAACAAGTACTCATCAATTTACTGGGTAATGCTTTAAAATTTACGACGAGCGGTACAATTACTTTAAAAGTCGAGTACCGTTTTCAGACGGCTTATTTTGAAATTAAAGATACAGGATGTGGTATTGCAGAAGCAGATTTAGAGCGAATATTTAACCCGTTTGAACGGGGTAGTAATGTGGTTCAAGGCGGATTTACCGGAACAGGACTCGGACTACCCATTGTAAAATTATTAGTCGATTTACTTGGTGGCCAGCTATCTGTGACTAGTCAGCTCAATCATGGTTCACAATTTAAGATTAAGTTTTACTTACCTTCAAAAGAAGTAGTCCATCCAATTTCTAATGTCTACTCCAACCAAATTACGGGTTATCAAGGCGAGCGTAAACGAATTTTGGTTGTCGATAATGAAGCTGTGGACCGAGGATTAGTTGCTAATTTTCTCAAACCTTTGGGATTTATGATTGAAGAAGCCGAGTCGGGCATTGATTGTTTAAGACGTGTACCTATTTTTCAGCCGAACCTGATTTTGATGGATTTAAATATGCCTTTGATGGGCGGGTGGGAAACTGCGCGTTTGTTACGTCAGAATAATATTACCAATGTGCCGATCTTAATTATTTCGGCCAATGCAGGCGAGCGTGAAGTCAATCCACAAGATGCGGTCTTAAGTGAAGACTTTATGTTAAAACCAATCGATCTCAATTTATTGCTGAGTAAAATTGGAGACAAGTTGGGCTTGGTGTGGATTGATTCCAAATCAGAGACACTCCTTGAAAATAATGAAGTTCAAGCACTCGATTTAAATATATATAAGCAAGAGCAAGCTGCTGTTCATACACCAATTCAACGACCAGAAAATAATGATCTGCTTGATTTACCGCAAAGCTTGCAACAGTTAAATGATTTAATTGGACAGGGTTATATTCGAGGAATTCAACAGACTTTAATGCAATGCCGTCAAAATTTTCCGGAGCATAATGAGTTATGGGAACAGCTTGAACAGGCTATTCAAAAGTTTGATTTAAAACACGCGCAACGATTAATTCAGGATAAGTAA